In Gracilibacillus salitolerans, the sequence CTTCCATAATGTCACCAAGTGCATCTTCCAACACTGGGAAAATAGGAGATTTTGGCTTAAGATGGTTCGTATTGACTAACTGATCTAACATAAGCTTTCTTGGGTAATCGCTATATGTTTCGGATGAATCTAGCAACTCTTTATGACCTGGAATTAATCCAGCCGCTTCTTCCATTTTGATCGCACTATCTTTGTTTGTTAAATGCGCTACTAGCTCAGCTGACAGTTCTGGATACTCTGTGTTTTGTGTTGCTGCGATATACCAGCTGCCATGCGGTGCTGATTGATGCCCATCTTTTCCATACGGGTAAGGCATGATCGACCAATTTAAATCTGGATACTCACTTTGAAATACATCTACCATCCATGGTCCTTCAAAACTAATCGCCGCTTCCTCTAATGCAAAAGCGTCTTCTCTTGTTGTGGAAGCTACAATGCCATCTCTAAATAATGTGTCTAAAAATTGTAATGCTTCCATTGTGTTGTTGCTATCTAAATATCCCTCTGTATCAAGACCATTTTCTCCGACCATTCTCGCATCATTGGAAAAGATAATAGGAGAATGGGCATACATATGCCAACCGTTATTTTCTGTAAACATATGGACAGGCTCTTGACCCATGTGATCTTTAAGCTTTCTCGCATTCTCTAAAAATTCTTCATAACTCCAAGCTAAATCCAACGTCCAATTACCATTTTCATCTGCTGGCACCTCAATGCCTGCTTCTTCAAATAAATCGACGTTATAGTAAACGGGTGATGATAAATCAAATGATTGCAAGGCGTAAATATTATCTCCTACACTACCAGCTGAAATAATGGTATCTAGGTATGAATCCAATGTTGCTTGATCTAAATATTCATTGAGCGGTAAAAGAATATCAGAATCCGTATACGAAGCAGCATATACGCTCTCTAATGCGATAATATCTGGCAGTTCTCCAGTAGTGATCGCTGCATTGAGCCGATCATTATAGCCGCTTCCTCCTCCTGTTTTGACGATATGTTCTACCGTCACGTCTACATTTTCATGAGCTTCTTCGAATTCTTTCGCTCTCACATCATAGTTTTCTCCTTCTGGTTCATCAGCAGGAACATGTACCCAAACTTCCAACTCTTTTACATCCTCTTCTGCATCACTGTTTTCCGAAGTATTATTTGATGAATTAGAACAAGCAGCTAATGCCAAGAAAATCAACGGGATCACCAGAAAACTAATTATATTTTTCATAACTTCTCCTCCTTTTATAAGGAAACGTTTCCACATTAGTAAATTTAAAAAGGGGTTAGCCCCTTTTTAATGTTATATGGAAATGTTTCCATCTTTGAAATTAGTATATATAATCCCCTTCATATTGTCAATCCGTATTTTTATATTTTTCCATTAACGCGTTGTTTCCCCTTTTACAAATTCAACCGGGTGTATTACTGGCGTTACATAAGAACCTTTTATTCTTTTGATTAATAATTCCACCAAACTTCTTCCCATTACTTCTACTGGTTGTCTAATCGATGAAAGTTTTGATTTTAACACTTCATAAACTTTAATGCCATCATACCCTATAATAGACAGCTCTTCGGGAACTTTAATATTTTGTTCCTTTGCCAGTTCAAAAAGCTCCAATGCCATAAGATCATTTTCAGCAAAAACCCCATCTACGTTTTTATATTGAGATAGAAATCGCTTTAAAAATGCTGTTTGGTCTTTTATCGGGTCTTCTTCTGTATAAATAATATAATCCATCCCATCTTCTTTTGCTGCATCTTCAAACCCTTTTTGCCGTTTCTCAACCTCTGTTAGTACGCTGTTTGAATAAGATCCAATATAAGCAAGATGCTGACACCCCGTGTCCTTTAATACTTGAAAAGCGATTTTTCCTCCACCGTAATTGTCACTGGATACATAAGGAATTGTACCAATATGGCGATCTACCAACACAATCGGCATAGAATTATGAATTTCACTTTCAATTTCGTTATAAGAAATCCCGATAATACCAGAAACTTTGTTCTGTTTAAGCATACTGATGTAACTCAACTCTTTTTGAATGTTGCCGGTAGAATTACATAAAAGCATTTTGTAACCGTTTTTATCTAGTGCATCTTCAATATAATAAGCAAGTTCCGAGAAAAAGGCATGATGAATGGACGGTAAAAATAGCGCCACAATTTTACTATCTTGCGTCACAAATGCTCTAGCCGTTTCATTGGGAACATATCCTAATTTATTAATAGCATCTTGGACTTTTATTTTTGTACTTTCACTCACATATCCAGATTTATTAATAACTCGCGAAGCCGTGCTAATCCCTACACCAGCTAGCTTCGCAACATCTTTTATCGTTGCCATAGTATCACCTCAAATAAAAGCATACCATAAATGAAAACGTTTCTCTATTTTTAGAAAAGTTATGTTTCCATCACCAATTTTTTTGTTCATGGTTCTTTCTATTCCGAGCTATGGTGAAAAAGGCGACATTTTTAACCAATACGCAAATAGTGAGATGAGGGGGAATTAGAAGGTTTTTCTGATTCTTTTCCTATATTGTATGCAGGTTGCCTTTCTGGCCATTTTCGCTTTACTAGCAATCTAAAAAAGAAGCTGCGTAAAAAGTTTCTAGCTTGCTTACGCTTCCCCCTCACATTAAAATAATCTAGAAAATCTTTAAATTGTGCTAGTACTTCTTGGTTCCTCCAACATAAAGCTATTATACAATAAGAAAAGGTAAGCGGTTACAATATTAGTGCCGCTTTATGATAATCCACACAAAGGAGTGATTCATGAAAGTAAATTAGTACACACCTTAGGAACCACTAATCACACGCTTCACAGTTAACTATCCAATTTCAAGGAGGAAAACTATGCTAAAAGGATGGAAAAAGGCAATTGGGGTTGCATCGATCACCGCATTAGTGCTAGGGATGCCTGGTCCTGTTTTCGGTGCAAGTGACAGTAACAATGGTAAAGGTGTCGGCCAAGGTTTATCAAAAGACAACGGTCGCAAATGGTCGGTTACCGAATCAGATGATATGATCTATATCTCCAACAGAGATGGAGCCACTTTAGGCTATTCAGCCAATTCTGGTGTGGAACATATTATCCGTGCAGGGTACGCATTTAAAGATCTAAACCAAAATAACCAATTAGACGACTATGAAGATTGGCGGCTCCCTGTTGAAGAACGTGCAGAGGATTTAGCATCGAAAATGTCAAAAGAACAAATAGCTGGTTTAATGCTATACAGTTCCCACCAGAGCATTAACTCCTCAGAACTCACGGAAGCGCAGACAAGCTATATCGTGAACGACAACCTACGTCATGTACTAATCACAAGTGTAAAAAGTCCCGAAACAGCTGCACAATGGACTAATAACGCACAAGCATTGGCAGAAGGATTAGGTCTAGGTATCCCTTTAAACAATAGTTCGGACCCACGACACGGATCAGATGCAAGTGCAGAGTATAATGCTGGAGCTGGCGGTGACATCTCCATGTGGCCGGAGTCAATTGGATTAGCAGCAAGTTTTGACCCTGAACTTGTTGAAAAATTTGGTGATATTGCATCCGAAGAATACCGCGCACTCGGTATTTCAACTGCTCTTTCACCTCAAATTGATATTGCTACAGATCCA encodes:
- a CDS encoding LacI family DNA-binding transcriptional regulator, whose amino-acid sequence is MATIKDVAKLAGVGISTASRVINKSGYVSESTKIKVQDAINKLGYVPNETARAFVTQDSKIVALFLPSIHHAFFSELAYYIEDALDKNGYKMLLCNSTGNIQKELSYISMLKQNKVSGIIGISYNEIESEIHNSMPIVLVDRHIGTIPYVSSDNYGGGKIAFQVLKDTGCQHLAYIGSYSNSVLTEVEKRQKGFEDAAKEDGMDYIIYTEEDPIKDQTAFLKRFLSQYKNVDGVFAENDLMALELFELAKEQNIKVPEELSIIGYDGIKVYEVLKSKLSSIRQPVEVMGRSLVELLIKRIKGSYVTPVIHPVEFVKGETTR
- a CDS encoding ABC transporter substrate-binding protein, encoding MKNIISFLVIPLIFLALAACSNSSNNTSENSDAEEDVKELEVWVHVPADEPEGENYDVRAKEFEEAHENVDVTVEHIVKTGGGSGYNDRLNAAITTGELPDIIALESVYAASYTDSDILLPLNEYLDQATLDSYLDTIISAGSVGDNIYALQSFDLSSPVYYNVDLFEEAGIEVPADENGNWTLDLAWSYEEFLENARKLKDHMGQEPVHMFTENNGWHMYAHSPIIFSNDARMVGENGLDTEGYLDSNNTMEALQFLDTLFRDGIVASTTREDAFALEEAAISFEGPWMVDVFQSEYPDLNWSIMPYPYGKDGHQSAPHGSWYIAATQNTEYPELSAELVAHLTNKDSAIKMEEAAGLIPGHKELLDSSETYSDYPRKLMLDQLVNTNHLKPKSPIFPVLEDALGDIMEGIALDNGSLESLINDAKEKVDREADRFK